Below is a window of Leptidea sinapis chromosome 4, ilLepSina1.1, whole genome shotgun sequence DNA.
ctcctgcaacaccagaggaatcacaagagcgttgccggcctttaaggaagatgtccgcgctttttttgaagttgcccatgtcgtgtcgtcccggaaacaccgcccaaggaagctcattccacaacttagTAGTAGTActtagctccttgaaaaccgcactgtggaggaccgccacacatccagatggtggggatgatatcctaatttatatttacataataatgtcCAAACcttttaacaaatattaatcTATATGTCCTGcacatcattatttattatatttaggaaACAACCCATTCATAACTCCTATCTATCACACAGTAGAACGAACCCCTGTTTAAATTCGCCCCTCAACAGAATGAAATGATCTCATAACAAACTGCAAGCTAATAATAGCACTATCGATATCTTCCGATATTATAAAGGGTCCAAGCTTATAAATGAACTAACAAAACTGATGTCATAATgcttactgtttttttttaaatttaatttacaatattttttgttttaactaACGTGTTGAGATTTTCGTTTTATGAATGCTTTATACACTTTAATAGATGTTACACTTCGAACCATAGTTATAagttatgaataattattattagttatttacaatatttaataattcataatttgaatagttataAATGCTTAGTGTAAGATCAATagtgtatcataataataaataaataagttttatgaaTCCTGTATACACTTTAATAGATGTTACACTTCGAACCATAgttataagttataaataattattattagttatttacaatatttaatagtatataatttgACTAGTTATAAATGCTTAATGTAAGATCAATagtgtatcataataataataataaataaataagtcataTGTCTAGATCAGTAGTCAATTCCAACCTTTTCTTCGCCATGGACCAcaccgattttttttattagcagGGACCACAGAATCAATccgaaaataaacttaaatcaaAAAGTAGAATTTCAAAATTGCATTGCATTTGCATTGAATTCTTAAGGCATCCAGGAAAATTCTTCGAAGCTAACGCCTGATGGATGATACAATGTGGTATTATTGCATTGGGATTCTTCTGTTTTACTGACGTTACCAAACCGTGAGCGTGATCCCAACAAGTGAAACCAACGAGTTTCTCCCAGCTACTGTTATGTTCAATTCCTTTTGCAAGTTGTTTCCAGTTTTcgtaaaatcaataattattcacAATGTACACGTATTGAAATTGATGCTATCTACCATATTCTGACTCCTGCGGACCACTGGTTTGGAACCACTGGCCGAGATAGTCTCTTACTGTTAGATACCtgataaaaacagaccaggatGTTAGTTCAGTGTACGTGACTAGATACGTTTTACACttacgatttgtatgtcactttgtgttagtgtgcgtgaattactcaaaatagaggttagttctaaactcaaccCCCCCCCCCACCTAGTATGATGTCAAAAATGttgctattttatatttagaaatttaTGAAATCAAAAGAGCACTGTTccgaaattattattatttatatataaattgtttttcaataaaatcaacatCAATTCGAACATGAATTAAATGAATGAGGcatgaaaattaacaaaacaaaagtgtGGCGGCATTTGTCAAAGGCGCTCGACTCGTGACAATAGTGCAGCTAATACAAATTtgccaaaaaaacaaaaaattaaacctTATATGTAGTAATGCAAACTGGGCTGCatctatttttatgttattgtttagtATGTATGTAGTTGAAATTTAGTGATGTAATactaagatataataaaatattatatttgaaaaaaggTGAAGTCACAAAATTTGGGACCCCTCCCGCCATCAGTCACACTTTGTCAACTCCCGCCCCCTTAACATGTGACATAATCTATGGAAGGCCCCTTATCGTTAAACTTGGCGACATGATAAACTTAGGTATGATATTGAACTAACAAACCTCCTATTCTTTCCAGCTCGACGCACACTTGGCTGAACGGTCTCGAAGCCATTTGCTCCATCTCTACGAACAGTCTCTGCCTTCTTCTATACAAGTCATACTTctgaaattaaagtaattttatgGTTTAATCAATAATCCGCCGAAATATGGAATATGCCACAAAATACACCATTACTACATTTATTTAGTTCAGGTTTGATTTCGACAGTGACAGTTatcacacgactaaggagaaaagtgtgcttacattgtcgtTCTGCACACTTTTACTATTCTGCCATcggactgcgaatgatatgtctaggtgtatagaatgtcattggatTTAATgcacaatctaatatataaaattctcatgtcgcggtgtttgtagtcaaactccttcgaaacggcttgaccgattctcatgaaattttgagtgcattctatttttcatccccctaaatgttaagggtggtccacacctaatttatattttttatttttttgaaatttttttaaatttgtttgattgtgagtcagcattaaaaatacatacaacttcaaattttcacccatctacgatcaacagttacttttgtatcgcgattctAATATcgtcaatacaacgtttgctgggtcagctagtacttaataAACATAACGAATAGATAGTTAAGATAGGAAAATGGGACATGCTATCAAACGCAACCCATGACTGAATGGCCAATGGGCTGGTCGCGTCGCTTCTGGGTTCTGGAGTAGGAAGGATTCTGTTGTAGGAAGGTTCTAGAATATCAACCTTGGTTATGGATTGAGAAGTTGCTGCGTTGGAAAGGATATAAATGGATCGCGGGAAGAAATAAATGCTTTAGCTAAATAGCTAGTAACATTAGCCACGAGTCGACACCTATACCACTATGGTGGAAAAAGTCTAAATGGAAGAAGGAAACTTAAAAcaacatcattatttttattggttaGTTTACATCgctatatataatgaaaattgtatCAGAATCCGTCACTGGCTAAGCTGCCACAAAGCGCGTGGCGCACATGCCCGTTTTaagccgccgcgcgttaccAACGCCAATTTCAACGGGctcgtgttacaataaaatttattgcttttgaagtgtttcggcttgtttataaaaacgaacgtcaatgcttttgttattaaacaaactAGCGCTATGTtagattaaataaacaatagatactgcgtaatttaaacaaatttcatttaaagtagggctgtcatgcattttttatatttacctacagattacatttcgattattactaatgaatgtagtaatttatttaataactaaaacatacttcaaagttactaattagtcatagaatagttactaaaacatcatcaacatcatcaacatcaacaacaacaaaagaatttttaagtcgactgctacagataattaaaataataaacggctgaccgcattttgcCGGCTTGTCGTaattacacagataaagttttaaaattaaatattcttacttttatagtctgttaaattacctttcttgtggtatatcgtgtagcttgtcttactctgtgtatatttaacgaaaacATATCTGCTACCGCTGTGTGCCAAGCAGACGTACGACGTCTGGTTTGGCACTCAACGGTAGTTTTGGCACCTCGCGGGTTAAATGATTTTACGCTGAAAATGGGACTACAAAAcatttaagatatttaaaaaaaaacacccaaatgtCTGCACTTCGTTCGTAGCGATTGGAAGAACTCTGATAATTTGAAGAGATCTTGTTACACAACTTGGAAAGTAGTGGACAAAGTAgctatatactatatactatacAAGGGGCACCACATTTGATGATAAGagaaatttgctagaaactgtcataaccataatgtaaccaggaacaaacataagcttataatgcctactagtAGGTATAGTAAAGTAATATATGCTTTTATATaaagatctcagaaaatgttcaaaacaaatgtatcacGAAATTCAatggaattgtttaaaaaaacctttgtgtggtaaaggttactataacatagttactaatacattttattgtaggatattacattgtaaccatatttttataaaaaaaaaggccgGTGAGTttatctcaggtctgaggcatactttttcgaataggTTATATTAGTTTTTTACTTCTAATAAGTTGATAACATattcttttttgaataaaatcatttaaatttttatttgatgcaTCATGGCGATCAattataactgtgtttttacattagatttttgcgtagaaggtacatttttattttagttaacccgacgttccAAGACCTTTCCatatctcgttttcagggagacTGCAGATTAAATGAGTCAaatatagtatttgtcatagctGTAATTATGAAGTTTAGGACGGTCTGTTATGTGGTCACATACAGCTGACTTACGAGTGACGTCTGTATCTGATATGATCTGTCGTAGTCCATTTTATAGACATTCGCATCTACccgcaaaataaaaatttaacttttacacaaagttacaattacgcgcgttttaattctttaaaagtgttttatttaaatgtgtaacactcgcgtttatCAAAGATAATACTATGGTAAGTACCTGTTTGATCTTCCACAGCGCCGCAGCCACGAGCAGTAGCAGCAAGAAGCACGACGAGAACGTGATGAAGAACTGCTGCAGGTTCAGCTTGGGATACTGCGAGAACGAGATCTGGATCCACAGCGGCGGCCGGAAGTCGTACACGTACACGAAGAACGTGGTCGACGTCACGTTGTCCTCCACGCCGAACGAGTGCTCGGACTTGGCGAACCTGAATTGGAATGCTCTTCACGCTTATTATGGCCATATATGAAGactctattataataaaataaaataataataaaaatgccttttattcgttttaccagtgggaggctccattgcgcaggatgtcggctagggtaccacaacagcgtctatttctgccatgaagcagtaatgtgtttcggtctgaagggggcaaatgagacttaacatcttatgtattaaggttacgagcgcagttgtagtgccgctcagaatttttggggtttttcacgaatcctgaacggcattgcattgtaatgggcaacgcgtatcaattacaatcagctgaacttcttgctcgtctcgtttcttattttcataaaaaaaaacccatacAAAATCacataactaaattaaaaaaaaacttattatgaTTGTTAGTAATATTagaagaataaaaaaagaaaaaaagtgttATGTCAGTAAAGTTttgtctatttatttattttatgaaaataagggacgagacgagcaggtcgttcagctgatggtaatacaatacattgccgctcaggatacttgaaaaagcccaaaaattctgagcggcactacaactgcgctcgtcaccttgcgacataagatgtaaagactcatttgcccagtaatttcactagctaagctcttcagaccgaaacacaataatgtttacatattactgcttcacggcagaaataggcgccgctgtagtactcataatatagccggcatctaGTGCAAAAATCCTCCCTACCCTCTTCTTTGtcttctgagcgaccatgacaTTTCTAATCAGTCCCATAGTGTTAGCGGTAAGTCatcactggttgaaaacctttgcCTTCAGCcgctgtggtatttgggacgagaagattgaACTGCGGTAATGTGTATGCTCACTTATATCTAAAGTTGGTGCAGTTGAGGTCGCTGAAGAGCACCCGCTCGTGCATGGTGCTGCGCGTGCGCACCGTGAGGTTCATGCGCGCGTGCGCCGAGCACGTGATGCTGAAGTCGGCGTCCACGTCGGGCTTGACGGGCGCGTTGCGGAAGTTGATGGCGGACAGGTGCCGGTCCTCCTTCTTGGACAGGTTGAACGTGAACTGGTAGTCGACAGCCAGGTCGTCTGCGAGTAAatgtaatattacattaaaacgatgcgggactgtcCGGTTCCATTCGAGCGCTTTaccaattgagccaaccgttcgagtgacgcatggattgTAAATCTAGGtatgtcttattcaactctcaggtccgCTCCGTGactaagagcgctcggacagaacccgagaggcgcaAGATGGAGTCCCagatcgttcataaattttagttacaaatttaatttgtataattaatctctGAAGTGacggatatcactttaaaatgaCAAATTGTACTGACTTATATTGTAATCGACCTTGTAACACAGTAGACACTTATACCTATTGTAAGATGCCGCTTGCGAAATCAGCGAGATCTATTGTCAGGCAAACGTTTTACCGAAATTTTTCTTGGTAAGTAATAATAACCAGTGGCACCATCggcaaattattaattacttatcttgtttcaaattattaaaactttcttgTGACTTAATAACCGGTGGCACCACCGGGGTACTCCGCGCCCTCCGatctgtccagccgcgcactacgagcacaaatccgcagtaagagacgagacgttatcgcgaaccaaCTCCAACACCGATAAAACGCGAGTAAATTCgtgttcataaataaaattactttgttTTGTTGATTATATATGTTGTATATTTGTTTATCTACACCAATGCTataatcctctattaaagattctgaaacagttagcttattgccaacattaaaacacccaatgttctaataaccattacatcatccaaacgagtgttgtaatgttgtactgaatttcataacaacactcctatgtttttttttcgatcccttcatgcgcaaagagtttcaacaaacagccacattcttattgctcaatgcgtggtatctgtacgaatttcaaaaaaagaacattttagttttacgcgcgttccacactaccagaacgtcgcgcgccgtaaaaaaaagtaggttattcgaatccccactatttttcttcgatatttttattgttttgttcacaaaaaaatagcgattcattttaaacgctgcaaaagaacattatattcgagtgaattttaattatggaactatacaaaatgtaattactactaaaataaataattgtttcacttaatacttagtttatttgtatataatcagtaatggatgatattaggttactactaggactggtgttttaatgttagcagtaagctaactgtttcagaatttttaagaggattcatattctgggtgtagataaagtcttgtatgcaactgttgataattaggtattaacaCACTTATGttatactattatcacacattcgtgttttaataccccttattacacaacagttgcataaataactattaatttgtgtgtattttttttgtttgtcttttattaacgcgagtgttacacatttaaataaaacacttttaaaggattaaaacgcgtgtaattgtaaatgtgtttttacattagatttttgcgtaaaagttacaaatATGACAAATGCTTTCTTAGACTCACTTCATTtgtagtccccctgaaaacgagatctggaaagttatttaaacgtcgggttagctaaaataaaaatgttacttttacgcaaacatctaattagacgcgttttaatcctttaaaagtgttttatttaaactggagtttattttcaaataaaattacatgGAATATAGAATCATACAATCATGTTAGGTAGACGCAGCCCTGAGTGTACTCGTACTCACAGTAGCAGCCCTTGTTCAACAGGTCCGCGTGGTAATGGTTGGTGTTGTCACACTTGTCACAGCGGTCACCAGCGAGCCCCTTGGTGCTGCAGTAACAGCGCCCGGTCTCCGCCGCACACGACACCGCTTTACCATTGCAGTCGCATGCTGAAATACAATACATAGAAACTAATGACCGTCaactctcttgaaacaccagagcaatcacaggccTTGTTGCTTGTTTTGTtttgtgcttccccggggcataaaaataatagggaagtGCCAAGGGTGTCGCAAGAGGCGATTTATGGCGAGGCTTCTTTGGACAGTTTGACGGCTAATttgtgtctcggtctgaaggacgctgtATCTGGTtagaattactgggcaaacgagacttcacattttatgtctcaaggtgatgagcgcaattgtaaagccgctcagaatttttgggtttttaagaattctgagcggcactacattgtaatgggtaggccatatcaattaccatcaactgaacgtcctgctcgcgtCGTCCTTTATTTCATACTCTCGTATTCTTCATtttaatgttaagtctcatttgcccaataatttcactaactacggcacccttcataccgaatcacaataattgttatacattactgcttcacggcagaaaaagatgccgttatggtacccataatctaaccggcattctGTGAAAAGGAGCGATGAATATTGACGTTTGTTAAAGAGttataagttattttgtatgtttaagtaactatGCTATATAAAACATATCATTGTTTTATACCCGTAGTACAttataggctatgcctagttttgggGCACAATAATTCGCGTGAGTGTTTCAATAAATTccaaataaaattgtatgagCAGCGACGGTAATGTACCAGTCGTATCGATataaaatatccggacgaccgagccttgttcAGATTTTTAAgcatgtacaaaacttgaacaaaaaacaaactaataggacatctagTTTCGTACCggagtcttctgctttccggatcacctaatgtcccatctgagctattatagtcttctATATGAAAttaacctttgtattctaatgttattgtagctgtttctcattaaaacacggataaaactatttttttttaaattgaaacctagctagatctagaaaaatattgtttttactcaataaacgaatattttcaagggaagtggtaactggcaccaatactaattttaccaataatattatattgtgttgtgattatttttactgcattatctcttagcatttcattaattattgtaattgtaaatttattcaaattcaaatatttttattcaaaataggatttataatcacttattgaacgtcaaaatctaccacgcattcaaaagagactgcctcagacctgagaagaatgggcgcaagaaactcagcgggcttttttttatataaaatatggattataatgtaatatcatacaataaacattaataattaaagagcctgagggtgttcgctttaatcccagtccgtggtgtcattaagaaaatcgtttatgctataataacctttcccacacaaacgttttttaacaattcttttaaatttcgtaacacatttgttttgtacattttctgggatcatattgtagaagcatatacatcgcccaacaaaagacttactaactcgacccaaccgagtagtaggcgtaacaagtttatgtttgttcctcgtgttaacattatgaatgtcacagtttctagaaaattcctcaatgtgcttatgaacatacaaaacattatcaaaaatgtattgagaagcaatagtcaaaatgtttatttctttaaatttttctcttaatgattctttaggttataaatcgcgcgaatagccctcttctgcagcacaacaacacacaaagatagtattaatatcggccgcactgccccataacaatataccataggacataatactatgaaaataactaaagtatactaatctcgccgtatctatgtcagttaaccgtctgattttcttaaccgcatatgctgcagaactaagcctattcgccaatccttcaatatgggggccccactgtaatttggaatcaagagtaatgccaagaaatatagcagattccactggttttaccacctctccatttaataaaatattcgcatctacatttttgacatttggcgcggtgaatttaatatatttggttttatgattatttaacaataagttattggcgctaaaccagtacacgatgtcagatagagcattgtttacttcgtcatataaaacttggcttcgtttcactttgaatataagtgaagtgtcaaccgcaaacaataccaccttgtattttttttctacaaggttaggtagatcatttatataaattagtaagaggaagggtccaagaatagacccatgtggtacccccataccgagaggagtcccaggagatctcctgccattcacctcgaccctctgaatcctattatttaaatatgagatcagaagatcgagtgcagatcctcttataccatagtggcatagcttcctgactagcgttgaatgttgaacacaaacaaaagccttagataaatcacagaagataccaagtatgcacttggtatcttctgtgattcctcccaggccacaaaaatattcctgatgagttcaacacctgcatccgtagtcgagcgtcccctagtaaagccaaattgttttatatggagtaacttataagtgttaaagtgagtaagcatttggcttaaaataattttttcaaaaattttactaagggtcggcaacaccgaaacagggcgatagttattcgggtcagaagtgagtcccgatttaaatattggtgtaattttactatacttcagaaggtcaggaaacacgccatgttcaatacagctattaaaaactagtgctagatatggtgctatgacgtcaataacagaacttattatttttacagatatgccccatatatcagcagtttttttcatttctaaggatctgaaagtttaaattatttctgctgggctaacaacactgaatttgaaattttgtttacattccttaacattttcgaaaagaagtgactcggcaacactggtggaggagacaagggtgcttgagatggaaactggaatgtcagaaaaaaatttctcaaaagca
It encodes the following:
- the LOC126980060 gene encoding attractin; amino-acid sequence: MSAQAPACGWCDDGAGGGRGACVPGGERRPHNPHICPHKRWHFTRCPACQCNGHAVCDSEARCVQPCAARAVGDHCDQCAPNHWGSSLNGGVCQPCDCNGKAVSCAAETGRCYCSTKGLAGDRCDKCDNTNHYHADLLNKGCYYDLAVDYQFTFNLSKKEDRHLSAINFRNAPVKPDVDADFSITCSAHARMNLTVRTRSTMHERVLFSDLNCTNFRYKAFQFRFAKSEHSFGVEDNVTSTTFFVYVYDFRPPLWIQISFSQYPKLNLQQFFITFSSCFLLLLLVAAALWKIKQKYDLYRRRQRLFVEMEQMASRPFSQVCVELERIGGEAGGVPAPVALEPCRWGRAAVLSLLVRLPTGGTGRAPPLGGLALASALVTLGHHADRPRNQCK